The genomic window TCCTGTTCGCCATCGGCCGCCTGCCGGGCTGGATCGCTCAGTACCGCGAGCAGCTGGAGATCAACACCAAGATCAACCGCCCGCGTCAGGTTTACACCGGCGAAACCCTGCGCAAGGTTTCCCCGCGCGCAGAGCGCTAAAACCCACAATTCCGCAGGACGGCTGCCTGGCCCGGCTTCGGCTGGGCGGGCAGTTGCCTTATACTAGGGGATATTTGGTTCAGTGGTAGCCCCGCTGAACATGCCAAATCTTCCCAATACTCCCAAGGAGAACTCCCCATGGATAAGCCACAGATCGAAGCCCACACGGAGCCGGCGCCGACTGACGTCGTCATCGAGGACATCGTCGTCGGCGACGGAGAGGAGGCACAGCCGGGTGGGCTGGTCGAGGTTCACTACGTGGGCGCGGATTACGAGACCAACCAGGAATTCGACTCTTCCTGGGACCGGGGCCAGTCCATCGAGTTCCCGCTGACCGGTCTGATTGCCGGTTGGCAGGAGGGCATCCCTGGCATGAAGGTGGGCGGGCGTCGCCAGCTCATCATCCCGCCGGAGAAGGCCTATGGCCCGGCCGGCGGCGGGCACCCGCTGTCCGGTCGGACGCTGGTCTTCGTCATTGACCTGCTGCGCGCTTCCTAGCTGAGGCGGCCGGACGGTCTACCGCGTATTCTGTGCATTCCCCCTCCCGGAAATCTGGGAGGGGGAATTTTCTTCTGCTTAGCCCACACGGGCGCGGGGTTTAGAGGCACAATGGAGACTATGACAGTTCCATCAGTTAACTTCCACGACGACCGCTCTATGCCGCAGCTGGGCCTGGGCACCTACAAGCTCTACGGTGAGGAGTGCATCTCCGTGGTGCGCGAGGCCATCGAGCTGGGCTACCGTCATTTCGACACCGCCACCCTCTACGAAAACGAGGAAGCCTTGGGCCAGGCGCTCAACGATGCCATCAGTGCTGGCGACGTGACCCGCGATGAGCTGTTCGTGACCTCGAAGGCGTGGCACGATCATCACGGCGCGGAGAAGGTCCAGGAGGCTTTTACCGAGTCACTGCGGAAGCTGGGCCTAGACTACCTGGATTTGTACATGATCCATTGGCCGTGGCCGCAGGGCGGGCTGTTCGTGGAGACCTTCGAGTCCATCGCCCGGCTGCAGGGCATGGGGCAGATCGCCTCAGTGGGCGTGGCGAATTTCTACGAGGAGCCGCTGCAGGAGATCATTGACCAGACCGGCGTGGTGCCGGTGGTCAACCAGGTCGAGCTACACCCGGGTTTTACCCAGCCGGAGCTGCGAAGCTTCCATGCCGAGCACGACATTATCACCGAGGCCTGGTCGCCCCTGGCCCGTGGCGTCGTGTTGAGCAACCCAGTCATCGAGGAGGTCGCCCACAAGCACTCCGCCTCCCCGGGCCAGATCGCCTTGGCCTACCTCATGGATAAGGGGATTTCGGTCATCCCGAAGTCGGCGAAGCCCGAGCGGCTGAAGGAGAACCTGGGCGCGGTCGACGTCGAGCTAGAGGCGGCCGACATCGAGGCCATCGACGGCCTGGAGGACCAGCAGGGCTTCGGCCGCATGTTTAAGGATCCGCGCGAATTCCCGGGGGTCAACGCTTAAGTCCACAGCCTATGCCATAACCCCCGTTTGCAACCTTTGCAAGCGGGGGCTTTCGCGTATCTGGGGGTAATTTGCTAAGCAGTACTGGTGCAGGTCAGTCGGGGGAGTGGGGGTAGCTAATTTCTGCTAAGGCGAAAAACTTGGCCGATTTCGCAACCTTGCAGTGTGACTAAGGTAACTTACCTGGCAACGCAGATGTGATGGGTAGCTCATTGTTGGTTATCTGTGAAGCGTGTGTGAAATGTTCGCGGCCGCGACCGCGGACGAGGAAGTACGTTTAGTGAAGGAGAAAGCAGTGTCTGAAGTAGGTACTCCGCCGACCCAACGGCGCGAACCCACAGCGGAAGACTTTATAGAGATGCAAAAGTCGCCGCAGTTTTCTGAACTGCGCGGCTCTTACCGGAAGTTCGCCTTCCCCATGACGGTGGCGTTTTTCGTGTGGTACGTCCTCTATGTGGTGATGGCCGTGTTCATGCCGGGCTTTATGGGGCAATCCCTGGGCGGTAACTGGAACGTCGGCCTGGTCTTCGGTCTTTTGCAGTTCGTGACCACGTTCTTGATCACGTGGATTTACGTCAAATACGCCAATAAGAACATCGAGCCGCGTGCGGCCGCGATTCGCAAAGAACTGGAGGGCTAGACCGTGAACTCGACGATGATTGTGGCCCAGGAAACCTCGGCCGGTAATCCGCTGCTCAATATCGCCATCTTCCTCGCCTTCTTGGTGGTGACCATGTGGCTGGTGCTGCGCGCCGGCAAGTCCACCAAGGAAGCCTCCGATTTCTACACCGGTGGTGGTAGCTTCTCCGGGCGCCAGAACGGCCTGGCCATCTCCGGCGACTACCTGTCCGCGGCTTCCTTTTTGGGCATCGTGGGCGCAGTCGCCCTGACCGGTTACGACGGCTTCTTGTACTCCGTCGGCTTCTTCGTGGCCTGGTTGGTGGCCCTGATGCTGGTGGCCGAGCCCCTGCGTAACGTGGGTCGATTCACCATGGCCGACGTGCTGTCCTTCCGCCTGCGGCAGAAGCCAGTGCGCGTTGCCGCGGCCATCGCGACCCTGTTCGTGTCCCTGTTCTACCTGGTCGCGCAAATGGCCGGCGCCGGCTCCCTGGTGGCCGTGCTGCTGAACATCCACGAATTCGTCTGGCAGGCCGTCGTGGTTGGCGTCGTGGGCATCATCATGATTGTCTACGTCCTGATCGGCGGCATGAAGGGCACGACCTACGTGCAGATGATCAAGGCCGTTCTCCTGGTCGTCGGCGTGGTCGTCATGTGTGCGCTGGTGTTCATCTCCATCCGCGGTGGCTTCAACACCCTCTTCCAGGACGCCATCGACATGCACGCCGGCTCGGAGAACCTCGCCAAGGAGGGCTACCAAGCCGAGCAGATCCTGGAGCCGGGCCTGAAATACGGCGCGACCTTGACCACCAAGCTGGACTTCATCTCCCTGGGTATCTCCCTGGTGCTGGGCGTGGGCGGCCTGCCGCACGTGCTCATGCGGTTCTACACCGTCCCGACCGCCACTGAGGCCCGCCGCTCGGTGACCTGGGCGATCGTTATCATCGGTGCTTTCTACCTGATGACGCTCATCCTGGGCTACGGTGCGGCCGCCCTGGTGGGCCCGGACCGGATTCTCAACGCGCCGGGTGGCGCGAACTCGGCGGCTCCGCTGCTCGCCCTGGAGCTGGGT from Corynebacterium confusum includes these protein-coding regions:
- a CDS encoding solute symporter family protein; this encodes MIVAQETSAGNPLLNIAIFLAFLVVTMWLVLRAGKSTKEASDFYTGGGSFSGRQNGLAISGDYLSAASFLGIVGAVALTGYDGFLYSVGFFVAWLVALMLVAEPLRNVGRFTMADVLSFRLRQKPVRVAAAIATLFVSLFYLVAQMAGAGSLVAVLLNIHEFVWQAVVVGVVGIIMIVYVLIGGMKGTTYVQMIKAVLLVVGVVVMCALVFISIRGGFNTLFQDAIDMHAGSENLAKEGYQAEQILEPGLKYGATLTTKLDFISLGISLVLGVGGLPHVLMRFYTVPTATEARRSVTWAIVIIGAFYLMTLILGYGAAALVGPDRILNAPGGANSAAPLLALELGGSIFMAIISAVAFATVLAVVAGLAITASASIAHDVYDAVLRDGQATEEEQVRVSHITVVVLGIASIILGILAMTQNVAFLVSLAFAMAASANLPTILYSLYWRRFNTTGAVASIYTGVVSCLVLIFFSPAVSGTETSMFPGADWAIFPLSSPGLVSIPLAFLAGYIGTLVGKPDHLEALAAEMEVRSLTGVGVEAPVDH
- a CDS encoding FKBP-type peptidyl-prolyl cis-trans isomerase; amino-acid sequence: MDKPQIEAHTEPAPTDVVIEDIVVGDGEEAQPGGLVEVHYVGADYETNQEFDSSWDRGQSIEFPLTGLIAGWQEGIPGMKVGGRRQLIIPPEKAYGPAGGGHPLSGRTLVFVIDLLRAS
- a CDS encoding DUF485 domain-containing protein; protein product: MQKSPQFSELRGSYRKFAFPMTVAFFVWYVLYVVMAVFMPGFMGQSLGGNWNVGLVFGLLQFVTTFLITWIYVKYANKNIEPRAAAIRKELEG
- a CDS encoding aldo/keto reductase translates to METMTVPSVNFHDDRSMPQLGLGTYKLYGEECISVVREAIELGYRHFDTATLYENEEALGQALNDAISAGDVTRDELFVTSKAWHDHHGAEKVQEAFTESLRKLGLDYLDLYMIHWPWPQGGLFVETFESIARLQGMGQIASVGVANFYEEPLQEIIDQTGVVPVVNQVELHPGFTQPELRSFHAEHDIITEAWSPLARGVVLSNPVIEEVAHKHSASPGQIALAYLMDKGISVIPKSAKPERLKENLGAVDVELEAADIEAIDGLEDQQGFGRMFKDPREFPGVNA